From Paenibacillus sp. V4I7, one genomic window encodes:
- a CDS encoding polymer-forming cytoskeletal protein translates to MFKKKKDFMNPNTTDTLIGEGTTFEGRIKSEASIRIEGSITGDIECAGDVIIGENGVVKSNISARDVVLAGSVQGNIITKGKLTITSTGSLQGNISAASFIIEEGGLFQGNSKMDSKTPTAAPLQNGEQENGNKPASSANGAFKGNTVAM, encoded by the coding sequence ATGTTTAAGAAAAAGAAAGACTTCATGAATCCGAATACAACCGATACTTTGATTGGAGAAGGAACAACCTTTGAAGGCCGTATCAAGTCAGAAGCAAGCATTCGCATCGAAGGCAGCATTACAGGTGATATCGAATGCGCAGGAGATGTTATCATAGGAGAAAATGGCGTTGTAAAATCCAATATTTCTGCAAGAGACGTTGTACTGGCCGGAAGTGTGCAGGGTAACATCATAACCAAGGGCAAGCTGACAATTACTTCTACGGGTTCCCTTCAAGGCAATATCAGCGCGGCTTCCTTTATCATTGAAGAAGGTGGTCTATTTCAAGGAAACAGTAAAATGGACTCGAAAACACCAACAGCTGCTCCTCTGCAAAACGGTGAGCAAGAGAATGGGAATAAACCTGCCTCATCCGCAAATGGAGCATTTAAGGGGAATACAGTGGCTATGTAA
- a CDS encoding peptidoglycan DD-metalloendopeptidase family protein, whose amino-acid sequence MKLNWKPKKLTLVIIPDANQSVVRFRIPHLFAYIAAACLSVLLLISIITYVMHANTLKKASALQTKLTGANQQWSAALNSKDKAIEQLQNEVIQLSQQAEQMKTQVEEMKKFENDLKAIAGIDANTTGTAVASTSSSKQDKPADADAKLPTLDSGIGGSPNPASQEDIIKLGEKTLASFTALNSEVKELQTNLTATKQKVADKQHLLRITPTLWPTTTKVVTSTFGYRRDPFTHRPSFHSGIDFGARENDPVYATADGKVISTGKDMFHGNNIVIEHSKGLRTWYMHLNKILVNKGDSVEKGSSIGLVGSTGRSTGPHLHYEVLKNGESIDPKPYLKSIRKDE is encoded by the coding sequence ATGAAGCTCAACTGGAAACCCAAAAAACTGACGCTAGTCATCATTCCAGATGCCAATCAATCGGTCGTCAGGTTTCGTATTCCCCATTTATTCGCTTATATCGCTGCAGCATGCCTTTCGGTGCTATTGCTTATTTCTATAATCACGTATGTGATGCATGCAAATACCTTGAAAAAGGCTAGCGCTTTGCAAACTAAGCTAACAGGAGCTAACCAGCAATGGAGTGCTGCATTAAATTCCAAGGACAAGGCCATCGAACAATTACAGAATGAGGTTATTCAACTGTCTCAGCAAGCCGAACAAATGAAAACACAAGTCGAAGAGATGAAGAAATTCGAAAATGATCTCAAAGCGATTGCCGGGATCGACGCCAACACAACCGGCACAGCTGTTGCCAGCACGTCATCCAGCAAACAGGATAAACCTGCGGATGCAGATGCAAAGCTCCCTACCCTTGATAGCGGCATTGGCGGAAGTCCTAATCCAGCTTCCCAGGAAGACATTATAAAGCTTGGTGAGAAGACGTTAGCTTCCTTCACGGCACTTAACAGCGAAGTGAAAGAACTGCAAACCAACTTAACCGCAACGAAGCAAAAGGTTGCCGATAAACAGCATTTGCTTCGCATTACCCCAACCCTGTGGCCGACAACCACAAAGGTCGTCACATCAACGTTCGGTTACCGTAGGGATCCTTTTACGCATCGTCCCAGCTTTCATTCCGGCATTGATTTCGGTGCCCGTGAGAATGATCCTGTCTATGCAACCGCAGATGGCAAAGTCATCAGTACGGGGAAGGATATGTTCCACGGCAACAATATCGTCATCGAGCATTCCAAGGGATTGCGCACTTGGTACATGCATTTAAATAAAATTTTAGTGAATAAGGGAGATTCTGTGGAAAAAGGTAGTTCTATAGGCCTAGTCGGCTCCACGGGACGCAGTACTGGACCTCATCTGCACTATGAAGTACTCAAAAATGGGGAAAGCATCGATCCCAAACCTTATCTCAAATCAATTCGAAAGGATGAATAA
- a CDS encoding ParM/StbA family protein: MIKLAGIDIGNDSIKLVLDGSREPLVIPNIIAPGYERHILQEEDTPLKALDVMIYSPSLSQRNQRYFVGQLALEHEDNLELEDTDNKAISDQSLIVALTALAYQGLTNQAFNAGYGNADEVEYTLGTGLPVRAFAKFNQQFEQRLLGEHEVTFLSTPQFQNRKIKVSVRKVAVSIEGAAAMFHLATHDSLQVKDEEIYNGCIGVCEIGALTTDFPVIKRMAIDNHFSHGEQIGIATYLDAVIRDVEDAYGYVFPSRAKLVQRVKNREFTIQLLGEGQVDIRPIVDQHFRRAALRMIEMIKKRWRKYPDIQCFYVIGGGASALKPYIQEAAGSLKLRFANESEYLNMYGYLKVAKSRLSQSVPV, from the coding sequence ATGATAAAGCTTGCAGGTATCGATATAGGGAACGATAGTATTAAACTGGTGCTGGATGGTTCTAGAGAACCGTTAGTGATCCCGAATATCATTGCGCCGGGATACGAAAGACATATCTTGCAGGAAGAGGATACACCGTTGAAAGCGCTGGACGTGATGATTTACAGCCCATCCCTTTCACAAAGAAATCAACGTTATTTCGTCGGACAACTTGCTTTGGAACACGAAGATAACCTAGAGCTTGAAGACACAGATAATAAGGCGATATCGGATCAATCCCTTATTGTTGCGCTTACTGCATTAGCTTATCAAGGTCTCACCAACCAAGCATTTAATGCTGGGTACGGAAATGCAGACGAAGTCGAATATACGCTTGGAACCGGTTTGCCTGTGCGTGCGTTTGCGAAGTTCAACCAGCAATTCGAGCAGAGACTTCTTGGTGAGCATGAAGTGACATTTCTATCCACTCCACAATTCCAAAACCGCAAGATTAAAGTATCGGTTCGCAAGGTTGCAGTCTCCATTGAAGGGGCGGCCGCAATGTTCCATTTGGCTACGCACGACAGCTTGCAAGTCAAGGATGAGGAGATTTACAACGGCTGCATCGGCGTTTGCGAGATCGGTGCGCTGACAACTGATTTTCCTGTTATCAAACGGATGGCCATTGACAATCACTTCAGCCATGGCGAGCAAATTGGTATCGCTACCTATTTGGATGCCGTCATTCGCGATGTCGAAGATGCTTACGGCTACGTCTTTCCAAGCCGTGCGAAGCTGGTGCAGCGAGTGAAGAATCGTGAATTTACGATTCAACTCCTTGGCGAAGGGCAAGTCGATATTCGACCGATCGTGGATCAGCATTTCCGCCGTGCGGCTTTGCGTATGATCGAGATGATCAAAAAGCGCTGGCGCAAATATCCCGATATTCAATGCTTCTATGTGATTGGTGGAGGGGCATCAGCCCTGAAACCTTATATCCAAGAAGCAGCAGGGTCGTTAAAATTGCGATTCGCGAACGAAAGCGAATATCTAAATATGTATGGCTACTTGAAAGTGGCCAAAAGTCGGTTAAGCCAGTCAGTTCCTGTTTAA
- a CDS encoding endospore germination permease yields MDSKQVINQRQLSWIASSIITSGGILTLQNVLVRISQMDAWFSYLLAVFYLFGIASFFGFMTRIYPQKNIFEISKEALGRWGGTVVNLFILFHFWQIVIRDISAVSRFSTTLLLHYTPVEILILLTCFLLIYFGKTSIEVIARVNDLFYPLFVITILSMPLLLSNEFYLRLVTPVLTAPLQHVAASNLLTIGSVGDIFILGAFLHTVYNANQVRSSIRHGSLLGVFLLTLVIFSILVVLGPKMPGNFLYPSYNLVQTIHVTDFLDRVDIIMLMIWFPTVTCKFVVIYLALLLGISSFRNERNYPTINKPVALLMAMTTYLSFKSITELLSFSNYSSPVIVLGYQPLVMGILVFAAWRKQRKNPSNRSPSSGGTDPEMNPSRKVSKVSQRLTYNHWLWGGNILMVFSAIFVLIGLMFSPYKPIIGTICAICFGCCLFLTAWTTYMEVSLLKQAEASK; encoded by the coding sequence ATGGATAGTAAGCAAGTGATTAACCAGCGTCAGCTTTCATGGATAGCTTCTTCTATTATCACAAGCGGAGGCATCCTCACCTTGCAAAATGTACTTGTCCGTATCAGCCAGATGGATGCCTGGTTCAGTTACTTACTAGCTGTATTCTATTTATTCGGGATTGCTAGCTTTTTTGGTTTCATGACGAGAATCTATCCCCAGAAAAATATTTTTGAGATTTCCAAAGAGGCACTTGGCAGGTGGGGAGGCACCGTTGTCAATCTGTTCATCTTGTTTCACTTCTGGCAGATCGTTATTCGTGACATTTCTGCCGTTTCACGATTCAGTACTACACTTCTTCTTCATTACACACCAGTGGAGATTTTAATTTTACTGACTTGTTTCTTACTTATTTACTTCGGAAAAACCAGCATAGAAGTCATTGCTCGCGTGAATGATCTGTTCTACCCACTTTTCGTCATTACCATTCTGAGCATGCCTCTGCTGCTATCTAACGAATTTTATCTTCGTCTCGTAACGCCTGTCCTGACGGCGCCGCTGCAGCATGTGGCCGCTAGTAACTTGCTGACGATCGGGAGTGTTGGCGATATTTTCATTCTTGGCGCCTTTCTTCATACGGTGTACAACGCCAATCAAGTCCGATCCTCTATTCGTCATGGATCACTGCTTGGTGTTTTCCTTCTCACACTTGTCATCTTCTCCATACTCGTCGTACTCGGGCCAAAGATGCCGGGAAATTTCTTATATCCATCTTACAATTTAGTCCAAACGATTCATGTCACCGACTTTCTCGATCGAGTAGATATCATTATGCTAATGATCTGGTTCCCAACAGTCACTTGCAAATTCGTTGTGATCTATTTGGCACTCCTCTTAGGAATCAGTTCGTTCCGTAATGAACGAAACTATCCGACCATTAACAAGCCAGTCGCTCTACTCATGGCCATGACCACCTACTTATCGTTCAAAAGCATAACAGAACTTCTATCGTTCTCGAACTACAGCTCTCCCGTTATCGTTCTTGGCTATCAACCTTTGGTCATGGGAATTCTTGTCTTCGCCGCATGGAGGAAGCAGAGAAAAAATCCTTCCAACCGTTCTCCTTCCTCTGGCGGGACAGACCCAGAGATGAACCCCTCTCGGAAAGTGTCTAAAGTAAGCCAACGCTTAACTTATAATCATTGGCTCTGGGGAGGAAATATACTGATGGTCTTCTCGGCTATTTTTGTGCTTATCGGACTCATGTTCAGCCCGTATAAGCCGATTATTGGAACGATCTGCGCGATATGCTTTGGCTGTTGTCTGTTCTTGACAGCCTGGACAACTTACATGGAGGTGAGCCTGTTGAAGCAAGCAGAAGCCAGCAAATGA
- a CDS encoding Ger(x)C family spore germination protein, translating to MAHHKHLFKLVMTMPLILTYLTGCWDRTETNDIAFVLSSSVDLEDNGKYRIAYMLPLPGSMGGASGGGGGTSGGKSYYIDSEVGSTLREATSKLQMRMSRRIFLSHRRTIVIGEKFAKKGIDTLFDVVPRSPESRLTTYLVLTKGKGYDLLNTDPKFERFPAETIRELTKSRQSMATSTKDIGIALSFNSDPIMNYFEPKEGQVAKEPSQEIQAFGYAQFKGNRLVGIYTKQEADGLMWLRDQVKEHLLTFPMEPGKDISILVTEGHTKIKPKLQDDKVVFELVVDAVGAVREDLSKLDLNKSELIHKIERKFSVQVKKSILATINQMQKEGTDSAQLGLIVWRKHPHAWKTRFEANWEDYFKDAEFRIMVNASIPETGLINQNVVQEGM from the coding sequence ATGGCACATCATAAGCATCTATTCAAGCTCGTGATGACGATGCCCCTTATCTTGACATACCTAACTGGATGTTGGGATCGAACAGAGACCAACGATATTGCTTTTGTGTTATCCTCATCCGTGGATTTGGAGGATAACGGCAAATATCGTATTGCCTATATGTTACCGCTCCCTGGTTCAATGGGTGGTGCCAGCGGCGGTGGAGGAGGGACGTCTGGAGGCAAAAGCTATTACATTGATTCGGAAGTAGGATCAACGCTGCGCGAAGCCACAAGTAAACTGCAGATGCGCATGTCCCGCAGAATATTTCTCTCCCATCGGCGAACGATTGTCATAGGTGAGAAGTTTGCCAAGAAAGGCATTGATACTTTATTCGATGTTGTCCCCCGGTCGCCGGAGAGCCGTTTGACCACCTACCTTGTCTTGACCAAAGGCAAAGGCTATGACCTATTAAACACGGATCCTAAGTTCGAACGCTTTCCTGCTGAGACGATTCGTGAACTAACGAAGTCACGCCAGTCTATGGCCACCTCAACAAAGGATATTGGCATAGCCTTAAGCTTTAATAGCGACCCCATCATGAATTATTTCGAACCTAAAGAGGGACAAGTCGCCAAAGAGCCTTCACAAGAAATTCAGGCGTTTGGCTATGCTCAGTTTAAGGGCAACCGCTTGGTTGGCATTTATACGAAGCAAGAAGCAGATGGACTTATGTGGCTCCGAGACCAAGTAAAGGAGCATCTACTCACCTTCCCTATGGAACCAGGTAAAGATATTTCCATTTTAGTGACGGAAGGACACACCAAAATTAAGCCTAAGCTGCAAGATGACAAGGTTGTTTTCGAGCTTGTTGTAGATGCTGTTGGAGCGGTTCGCGAGGATTTATCCAAGCTTGATCTTAACAAATCAGAGTTAATTCATAAGATTGAAAGGAAGTTTTCGGTGCAAGTTAAGAAGTCCATACTAGCTACTATTAATCAGATGCAAAAAGAAGGGACGGATTCCGCCCAACTCGGTTTAATCGTTTGGCGAAAACATCCTCATGCTTGGAAAACCCGATTTGAAGCCAACTGGGAGGATTATTTTAAGGATGCGGAATTCCGTATTATGGTTAATGCCTCCATACCGGAAACCGGTCTTATCAACCAAAATGTGGTTCAAGAAGGGATGTAA
- a CDS encoding spore germination protein, with product MVKASKQLMKSILRKRPSDRTGENDEHSELSDSLDYHFIEELKQTKISLLLHENHKFIKAMFQDCSDVVVREFEIEPNIPAMLLFVDGLTNTQLLNETMKSLMILGGGQTAIDRIVGTILPVSQTQISDNYGDLLVSVLGGDTALLVEGNAKAILLGIRGTEKRSVGEPETETVVRGPKEGFVESIRTNTSMIRRKLKTPRLKMKSMSVGKESNTALVICYLDDLAMPSLIEEVVKRIEQIKIDAILESGMIEELIQDNVYSPFPQIQYTERPDVVAAALLQGRVAILTDGTPFVLIVPFVFIQVMQTSEDYYERFQIGAFLRMLRYVFLFLSLTTPALYVAITTYHQELLPTALMLSVAASREAIPFPAVVEALIMEITFEALREAGVRLPKAVGSAVSILGALVVGQAAVQAGIVSAPMVIVVSITGIASFTIPRFNGAIAVRMMRFPILMAGSLFGFYGIFFSLMILIGHMANLRSFGVPYLSPLGPLSATDLKDVLIRAPLWQMEKRPEFMSVQDTQRMDSKLPQQIKKDGGIDGSNIEHEHKASEEGKPNGTS from the coding sequence ATGGTTAAAGCATCCAAACAATTGATGAAAAGTATCCTGCGTAAACGCCCATCAGACAGGACGGGTGAGAATGATGAACATTCTGAGCTTAGTGATTCGTTAGACTATCACTTCATCGAAGAGCTTAAGCAGACTAAAATATCACTTCTATTACATGAAAATCATAAATTTATTAAAGCCATGTTTCAGGACTGCTCTGATGTTGTCGTCCGTGAATTCGAGATTGAGCCGAACATTCCGGCAATGCTTCTCTTCGTGGATGGGCTCACCAACACCCAACTGCTCAACGAAACAATGAAATCGTTAATGATTCTGGGTGGCGGCCAAACAGCGATTGACCGCATCGTAGGTACGATACTGCCGGTGTCTCAGACACAGATCTCCGATAATTACGGGGACCTGCTCGTTTCTGTTTTGGGCGGGGACACCGCCCTGCTCGTGGAAGGCAACGCGAAAGCCATTCTGCTTGGTATTCGCGGTACAGAGAAGCGCTCCGTTGGCGAGCCGGAGACGGAAACGGTCGTACGCGGACCGAAAGAAGGGTTCGTGGAGAGCATTCGCACGAACACCTCTATGATCCGCCGCAAATTAAAGACACCCAGATTGAAGATGAAATCCATGAGCGTCGGCAAAGAGAGCAATACTGCTCTTGTCATTTGCTATCTCGACGACTTGGCAATGCCCTCCCTTATTGAGGAAGTAGTCAAGCGGATTGAGCAAATCAAGATCGATGCTATTTTGGAATCGGGCATGATCGAGGAGCTGATTCAAGACAATGTCTATTCTCCCTTTCCGCAAATTCAATATACGGAGCGCCCAGATGTCGTGGCCGCTGCTTTGCTGCAAGGACGGGTGGCCATCCTCACTGATGGAACCCCCTTTGTGCTTATCGTTCCCTTCGTATTCATACAGGTTATGCAAACGAGTGAGGATTATTATGAACGATTTCAAATCGGTGCGTTCTTACGGATGCTCCGTTACGTTTTTCTTTTCCTCTCACTCACGACACCAGCACTGTACGTTGCCATAACGACGTACCATCAAGAACTACTACCAACTGCTTTGATGCTAAGCGTTGCTGCCTCCAGAGAGGCAATCCCGTTTCCAGCCGTTGTTGAAGCCTTAATTATGGAGATCACATTTGAGGCTTTACGGGAAGCTGGCGTCCGCTTACCCAAAGCTGTCGGTTCCGCCGTCTCTATCTTAGGTGCCCTCGTCGTAGGACAAGCTGCTGTTCAAGCAGGGATCGTTTCGGCTCCCATGGTTATCGTCGTATCGATTACAGGCATTGCGTCCTTCACGATCCCGCGTTTTAACGGAGCTATTGCTGTTCGTATGATGCGCTTTCCTATTCTCATGGCTGGGTCCCTGTTCGGCTTCTATGGCATCTTCTTCTCTTTGATGATTTTAATTGGCCATATGGCGAATCTGCGCTCCTTCGGAGTTCCTTACTTATCACCGCTTGGACCTTTATCCGCTACGGATTTGAAGGATGTGCTCATTCGCGCTCCTTTGTGGCAGATGGAGAAACGTCCCGAATTCATGAGTGTCCAAGATACACAACGTATGGACAGCAAGCTGCCTCAACAAATCAAGAAGGACGGAGGCATAGACGGCAGTAACATTGAACACGAGCATAAAGCAAGTGAGGAGGGCAAGCCTAATGGCACATCATAA
- the cls gene encoding cardiolipin synthase: MLWVVILLLLFIFQTATILIGEYKRPAKTVAWLLVLFIFPIIGFIMYYFLAKEYTQRKMVRRKGRRKMDEIKHQWMYKESAAIANNAGKYQLFEEPRLCGLLHNIPGSPITQKNRVEVLTNGEVTYEAMIKAIEQAKSHIHFEFYTIKHDETGLRFQEVLIRKAKEGVKVRVIYDGVGSYTLSTAYINKFKQAGVEVHPFLRPLIAFFDKRMNYRNHRKIIVVDGLVGFVGGINIADEYLGKDRELGFWRDTHLMLHGDSVYYLQQTFMTDWMFVSGERLAEESLFPEHNEPQASLAQVISSGPDAHWDAIQEMFFAGIIAAKKRIYMTTPYFIPDPSITMALKTAVISGVDVRIILPYKSDSQIVQYASRSYLLELMQAGVQFYLYRKGFMHAKVMIIDHLMSTVGTANVDMRSFFSNFELNAVMFNKDVIERLETDFLMDLKDSVELKLAEFEMRSRMEKGKEVIARLLSPLF; encoded by the coding sequence TTGTTGTGGGTTGTCATACTACTACTGCTATTCATCTTTCAGACCGCAACGATTTTGATCGGCGAATATAAACGACCAGCTAAAACAGTAGCCTGGCTGCTCGTTTTGTTTATTTTTCCAATCATCGGATTTATCATGTACTATTTCTTAGCTAAGGAATATACCCAAAGGAAAATGGTTCGGCGCAAAGGACGTCGTAAGATGGATGAAATTAAACATCAATGGATGTATAAGGAATCGGCTGCGATTGCGAACAATGCGGGGAAATATCAGCTGTTCGAAGAGCCGCGTCTTTGTGGACTGCTTCATAACATTCCGGGTTCCCCCATTACTCAGAAGAATCGAGTTGAAGTGTTGACCAATGGGGAAGTCACTTACGAGGCTATGATAAAGGCGATTGAACAGGCGAAAAGTCATATACATTTTGAGTTTTATACCATCAAACATGATGAAACCGGTTTGAGATTTCAAGAAGTTCTGATCCGTAAGGCGAAGGAGGGTGTCAAGGTTAGAGTTATTTATGATGGGGTAGGGAGCTATACGCTTTCTACGGCTTACATAAATAAGTTTAAGCAAGCTGGGGTTGAAGTGCATCCTTTTTTGCGGCCGCTCATTGCCTTCTTCGATAAACGAATGAACTATCGCAATCATCGGAAAATTATTGTTGTTGACGGCTTGGTGGGGTTCGTTGGCGGTATTAATATTGCCGATGAGTACTTGGGGAAAGATCGAGAGCTAGGTTTCTGGCGGGATACCCATCTGATGCTGCATGGTGATTCGGTGTATTACTTGCAGCAGACTTTTATGACAGACTGGATGTTCGTTAGCGGGGAGCGATTGGCTGAAGAATCGTTATTTCCTGAGCATAATGAACCGCAAGCCTCGTTGGCCCAGGTTATTTCGAGCGGTCCAGATGCCCACTGGGATGCTATTCAGGAGATGTTCTTCGCAGGTATTATAGCAGCTAAGAAGCGAATTTACATGACAACGCCATACTTTATTCCGGATCCCAGTATCACTATGGCACTCAAAACAGCGGTAATCAGCGGTGTCGATGTCCGTATTATTCTCCCTTATAAGTCAGATTCCCAAATTGTTCAGTACGCATCGCGATCCTATCTGCTTGAGCTGATGCAGGCGGGGGTTCAGTTCTATTTATATCGCAAAGGTTTCATGCACGCCAAGGTCATGATTATTGACCACTTAATGTCTACAGTAGGTACGGCGAACGTGGATATGCGCAGCTTTTTCAGCAACTTTGAATTGAATGCCGTGATGTTTAATAAGGATGTTATTGAGCGCTTAGAGACTGACTTTTTAATGGATTTGAAGGACAGTGTTGAATTGAAATTAGCCGAATTTGAGATGAGATCTCGGATGGAGAAGGGGAAGGAAGTTATTGCCCGGTTGTTATCCCCTTTGTTCTGA
- the ligD gene encoding non-homologous end-joining DNA ligase — MAVTTKGTLLVEGHELTITNPNKLLWAETGITKADYLAKLTELSPFLLRYCRNRHLTTIRFPNGYNEKSFYQKNAPDPVPSFVKLAPLDGINYINLDSLSTLIWLGNLACLEFHPSFHRIGETLPAEWVIDIDPSLEEEPRIMEAAYIIGEVLDSLHIQSVPKTSGATGVQIYIPIQHGYTFEQLRRIGHFIGAFVVKKYPNLFTIERFKKNRGDKIYVDYLQHWYGKTLSAPYTPRARKDASVSTPLLWKEVELHPNIRDFNLHTVMNRLRTYGDLIEKVPLQNLNAILERLK, encoded by the coding sequence ATGGCGGTCACAACCAAAGGAACACTGCTCGTGGAAGGGCATGAGCTGACTATTACGAACCCAAACAAGCTTTTATGGGCTGAAACGGGCATTACCAAGGCCGATTATCTCGCTAAATTAACGGAGTTGTCTCCTTTCCTGCTGCGCTATTGCCGTAATCGCCACTTAACAACCATTCGTTTCCCTAACGGGTATAATGAAAAGTCCTTTTATCAAAAAAATGCCCCCGATCCGGTACCTAGCTTCGTGAAGCTGGCGCCGTTGGATGGCATTAATTACATCAATCTAGACTCGTTATCCACCCTAATTTGGCTGGGCAATTTGGCTTGCTTGGAGTTTCATCCATCCTTCCACCGTATTGGCGAGACGCTGCCAGCAGAATGGGTGATCGATATCGATCCTTCACTAGAGGAAGAGCCGCGTATTATGGAGGCTGCCTACATCATTGGAGAAGTGTTAGATTCCCTGCATATACAGTCGGTTCCCAAAACCTCAGGCGCTACAGGTGTTCAGATCTACATCCCGATTCAGCATGGCTACACATTTGAACAGCTTCGCCGTATCGGTCATTTTATTGGCGCCTTTGTCGTGAAGAAGTATCCCAATCTTTTTACCATCGAAAGGTTCAAGAAAAATCGCGGCGATAAAATCTACGTAGACTACCTGCAGCACTGGTATGGAAAAACATTATCCGCACCTTATACACCGCGCGCCAGAAAGGACGCCTCCGTTTCCACCCCCCTGTTATGGAAAGAGGTTGAGCTTCATCCTAATATTCGTGATTTCAACCTACATACGGTGATGAACCGATTGAGAACGTATGGTGACCTGATTGAGAAGGTTCCCCTACAAAATTTGAACGCCATCTTAGAGCGTCTTAAATAA
- a CDS encoding nitroreductase family protein: MSNSFLAAVKERRTYYGLSKEVVVSNERIQEIVNEAVKHTPSSFNSQSARVVVLFGEQSDKLWNITKETLRKIVPADSFAPTEERIDSFKSGYGTVLFFEDETTVENLQKQFAAYADNFPIWSNQSSGMLQFVVWTALEQEGLGASLQHYNPLINEEVTQTWNLPSEWKLIAQMPFGKPTFTPGDKEFQPLEDRVKFFQ; encoded by the coding sequence ATGAGTAACTCATTTTTAGCTGCAGTAAAGGAAAGACGTACGTACTATGGACTGAGTAAAGAAGTGGTCGTTTCGAATGAACGCATCCAAGAGATTGTGAACGAGGCTGTGAAACATACACCGTCCTCTTTTAACTCACAAAGCGCAAGAGTTGTTGTCTTATTCGGCGAGCAATCCGATAAATTGTGGAACATTACGAAGGAAACACTGAGAAAGATCGTACCTGCTGACAGCTTCGCGCCAACAGAGGAACGTATCGATAGTTTCAAAAGCGGGTATGGAACTGTATTGTTCTTTGAAGATGAGACGACAGTCGAGAATCTGCAAAAGCAATTTGCTGCTTATGCTGACAATTTCCCGATCTGGTCCAACCAATCCTCAGGCATGCTGCAATTTGTAGTCTGGACGGCACTGGAGCAAGAAGGTCTTGGCGCATCGCTACAGCACTACAATCCATTGATCAACGAGGAAGTTACACAAACGTGGAACCTTCCAAGCGAGTGGAAGCTGATTGCCCAAATGCCGTTCGGTAAACCAACCTTTACACCGGGAGATAAAGAGTTTCAACCGCTTGAAGACCGCGTGAAATTTTTCCAATAA
- a CDS encoding sigma-70 family RNA polymerase sigma factor, giving the protein MRNRTDGELMKLVMAKHHPALEELYDRYAKLVYSFALKSMKEEQAAREIVQLVFTRLWTTEKGFDASKGAFVNWVITVTRNITIDCLRKKRRLDQVIQFEPREWEHTLISSDPDPESVMSRKWIGEQIQEAYVHLSDSQIQLIDMMYWQGYSLSEIATQTNEPLGTIKSRLHQGLKILRKHLTSLREG; this is encoded by the coding sequence ATGCGAAATCGAACAGATGGTGAGCTCATGAAGCTGGTGATGGCTAAGCATCATCCTGCCTTAGAAGAGCTATACGATCGCTATGCGAAGCTGGTGTATTCATTTGCGCTGAAATCCATGAAGGAAGAGCAAGCGGCCAGAGAAATTGTTCAGCTTGTTTTCACACGTCTATGGACCACAGAAAAGGGCTTTGACGCAAGCAAAGGTGCATTCGTCAATTGGGTGATCACGGTTACTCGTAATATCACCATCGATTGCTTGCGCAAGAAGCGCAGACTCGATCAAGTGATCCAATTTGAGCCCAGAGAATGGGAACATACGCTCATTTCGAGCGATCCTGATCCAGAATCGGTTATGTCACGTAAATGGATAGGAGAGCAAATTCAAGAGGCTTATGTGCATTTGTCGGATAGCCAAATTCAATTGATCGATATGATGTACTGGCAGGGCTATTCTCTAAGCGAAATTGCAACTCAAACGAATGAGCCGCTTGGTACGATAAAAAGCCGTTTGCATCAAGGTTTAAAAATACTTCGGAAGCATCTGACATCATTGAGGGAGGGATGA